The Winogradskyella schleiferi genome contains the following window.
TGTCGTTTTTATTTTCTAATGCGACCTGAGGTAATAGGTTTAATGCTTTTTCAATAAGTTGTTTAAGTTCGTTAAAACTTATAGGTTTCCGAATGTAAAAATCAGCACCTGCATTTTGTAATTTAATGGCTGTTTCCGGAATATAAGACGTGGAGTACATAAAAACCACAATACCGTCATAATTGGTATTAGACCTAAGTTGCTTTAAACATTTGTACCCATCTACAATTGGCATATTAATATCTAGGAATATGGCATCTGGCAAAGAAGCGCAAGCCTCTAAATAATTTAAAGCTTCGTGCCCATTCTTAAGGCTAACAAAATGAATACCTCTATCAATTTCTTTAATAGCCTCTTGGAAGAACATTCTATCGTCTTCATCGTCATCTACTAATAACAGATTGGGATTCAAAATACAGCTGTGATTAAATTCGTTATAAAAGTAATAATAAATTTTAGTATTTCAATATTGAAATTTAGATCGTTTGAATTTACCAGAATAGATTAGACTATTATTTAAGTAAACGTTTGGGTCAGATTTAATTGTGAGATCACATAAATTTTACCACGTTCT
Protein-coding sequences here:
- a CDS encoding response regulator; translated protein: MNPNLLLVDDDEDDRMFFQEAIKEIDRGIHFVSLKNGHEALNYLEACASLPDAIFLDINMPIVDGYKCLKQLRSNTNYDGIVVFMYSTSYIPETAIKLQNAGADFYIRKPISFNELKQLIEKALNLLPQVALENKNDNNFFITNEK